A part of Candidatus Electrothrix aestuarii genomic DNA contains:
- the nifD gene encoding nitrogenase molybdenum-iron protein alpha chain, translated as MGAAEKLVQWDPTDVKAELIKKYPPKVARKRAKQIMINEALENGTPEITANVRTIPGIITMRGCTYAGCKGVIMGPTRDIVNLVHGPIGCSFYAWLTRRNQTDPGPDDSPDNENFMNYCFSTDMQDQDIIFGGEKKLAAAVQEAYDLFHPKSIAIFATCPVGLIGDDIHTVAKNMKAKFGDCNVYAFSCEGYKGVSQSAGHHIANNQVFRHIVGENDEPIEGKYKINLLGEYNIGGDGFEIDRIFKKCGITNVSTFSGNSTYNQFATAHQADLNAVMCHRSINYVADMLETKFGIPWIKVNFIGANATAKSLRKIAAYFEDQELIDKVEAVIAEEMPEVDAAAQGAKLHTDGKTAMMFVGGSRAHHYQELFKELGMKTISAGYEFAHRDDYEGREVLPTIKLDADSRNIEEIEVEADPERFNPRKSDEAMKSLEESGLKFKEYKGLAPDMEEGTLVIDDLNQYEAEKLVELMKPDIFCAGIKEKFSIQKLGVPMKQLHSYDSGGPYAGFQGAINFYKEIDRLVSSKVWSYMKAPWQENPQLSGTFVWE; from the coding sequence ATGGGAGCAGCAGAAAAACTGGTGCAGTGGGATCCCACCGATGTTAAGGCGGAACTGATTAAGAAGTATCCGCCCAAGGTGGCCCGAAAACGCGCCAAGCAGATAATGATTAATGAAGCCTTGGAGAATGGTACGCCGGAGATTACGGCAAACGTTCGTACCATCCCGGGCATCATCACCATGCGCGGGTGTACATACGCTGGTTGTAAGGGCGTTATCATGGGACCGACTCGCGATATTGTCAATCTGGTTCACGGACCTATCGGGTGTAGCTTTTACGCTTGGTTGACCCGACGTAATCAGACTGATCCAGGTCCGGATGACAGTCCTGATAACGAGAACTTCATGAACTACTGTTTTTCCACCGATATGCAGGATCAGGATATTATCTTCGGTGGGGAGAAGAAACTGGCTGCCGCAGTTCAGGAAGCGTATGACCTGTTTCATCCCAAGTCTATCGCTATCTTTGCAACCTGTCCGGTCGGTTTGATCGGTGATGATATTCACACCGTTGCAAAGAACATGAAAGCAAAATTTGGCGATTGTAACGTCTATGCTTTCAGCTGTGAGGGCTACAAAGGTGTTTCTCAGTCAGCTGGTCATCATATCGCCAATAATCAGGTTTTCCGTCATATCGTTGGTGAGAATGACGAACCGATTGAAGGTAAGTACAAAATCAACCTGCTGGGTGAGTACAACATCGGTGGTGATGGGTTCGAGATTGATCGAATCTTTAAAAAATGCGGTATTACCAATGTCTCAACCTTTTCCGGTAACTCCACGTATAACCAGTTCGCTACAGCACATCAGGCTGATTTGAACGCGGTTATGTGTCATCGGTCCATCAACTACGTGGCCGATATGCTGGAAACCAAATTCGGTATTCCCTGGATCAAGGTGAACTTCATCGGCGCTAACGCTACAGCGAAGTCTCTGCGTAAGATTGCTGCCTACTTTGAGGATCAGGAGCTGATTGACAAAGTAGAGGCTGTCATCGCTGAAGAAATGCCTGAGGTCGATGCTGCTGCTCAGGGTGCGAAGTTGCATACCGATGGCAAGACCGCCATGATGTTTGTGGGTGGTTCTCGTGCGCATCATTACCAGGAGCTGTTCAAAGAGTTAGGTATGAAGACCATCTCTGCTGGTTATGAGTTTGCCCATCGTGATGACTACGAGGGTCGTGAAGTACTGCCGACCATCAAGCTTGATGCCGATAGTCGGAACATTGAGGAAATCGAGGTAGAGGCAGATCCAGAACGTTTCAATCCGCGTAAGAGCGATGAGGCTATGAAGTCTCTGGAAGAGAGCGGTTTGAAGTTCAAAGAGTACAAAGGGCTTGCTCCAGATATGGAAGAAGGCACCTTGGTTATCGATGATTTGAACCAGTACGAAGCTGAGAAGCTGGTTGAGCTGATGAAGCCGGATATCTTCTGCGCTGGTATCAAAGAAAAATTCTCCATCCAGAAGCTGGGTGTGCCCATGAAGCAGCTGCACAGCTATGATTCTGGTGGACCTTATGCCGGATTTCAGGGCGCGATCAACTTCTATAAAGAGATTGATCGGCTGGTGAGCAGCAAAGTCTGGAGCTACATGAAGGCTCCTTGGCAGGAAAATCCGCAGCTCTCCGGCACCTTTGTCTGGGAATAA
- a CDS encoding XRE family transcriptional regulator, which produces MTYVLKHRDQALLRFNLHSDPIAGLSAQILECNSNTQHLFPLDLDPTDTGLLKWLKRRIIPRNRAFVQSFLAKLGLNVNDTKGIIDICRGLSLNDCYWVAEESFNGTFARYNLYENKFSRILSLIAYTGYGESIRCAFASTPELTTGGMLAKCWRRTGGKIVLYKAGSTGAANAGNEPYSEFYAWQIAHTMGLEAIEYNLRQWKGQLCSTCELFTSLNRAYIPAGRLIPEGGWPTVMQYYKGLGDRYYESLIDMLIFDAVICNEDRHFGNFGLLIDNDSNTIVDTAPIFDNGLSLFNYAMDDDLQDMENYIGTRLMATSQDFVVFAQQVITAAQKKKLRRLINFRFRRHPRYNLPTHRLSIIEDFIQQRVHELLLLQTE; this is translated from the coding sequence ATGACCTACGTCCTCAAACACCGCGACCAAGCATTGCTCAGGTTCAACCTGCACTCCGATCCTATAGCGGGCCTGTCTGCGCAAATCCTTGAATGCAACAGCAACACGCAGCACTTATTCCCCCTTGACCTTGACCCAACCGACACCGGTCTGCTGAAATGGCTCAAACGTCGGATTATCCCGCGCAACAGGGCCTTTGTTCAGAGTTTTCTGGCAAAGCTCGGTTTGAACGTCAATGACACCAAAGGAATTATTGATATCTGCCGGGGTCTGTCTCTGAATGACTGCTACTGGGTTGCGGAGGAATCTTTTAACGGAACCTTTGCCCGCTATAATCTCTATGAAAACAAGTTCAGCCGTATCCTCTCACTCATCGCCTACACCGGCTACGGCGAGTCCATACGGTGTGCTTTCGCTTCAACCCCGGAGCTGACTACAGGGGGAATGCTCGCGAAATGCTGGCGCAGGACAGGGGGGAAGATTGTCCTGTACAAGGCGGGTTCCACAGGCGCGGCCAATGCAGGCAATGAACCGTATTCCGAATTTTACGCCTGGCAAATCGCCCATACTATGGGCTTGGAAGCGATAGAGTACAATCTTCGCCAATGGAAGGGACAACTCTGTTCAACCTGTGAACTTTTCACCAGCCTTAACAGGGCTTATATTCCGGCAGGAAGACTTATACCCGAGGGAGGCTGGCCAACCGTGATGCAGTATTATAAGGGACTTGGCGACAGATACTATGAGTCACTTATTGACATGCTCATTTTTGATGCGGTCATATGCAACGAGGACCGGCATTTCGGTAATTTCGGACTGCTCATCGACAACGACAGCAACACGATTGTCGATACTGCTCCGATTTTTGATAACGGTCTATCGCTGTTTAACTACGCAATGGACGATGACCTTCAGGATATGGAAAATTATATCGGCACCCGCTTGATGGCAACCTCACAGGACTTTGTGGTCTTTGCACAACAGGTGATCACCGCCGCACAGAAGAAGAAACTGCGCAGGCTGATCAATTTCCGTTTCAGAAGGCATCCCCGCTATAACCTACCTACTCATCGCTTGAGCATTATTGAAGACTTTATCCAGCAACGGGTGCATGAACTATTGCTGCTCCAAACGGAATAA
- a CDS encoding addiction module protein: MNTDLEQCEQLARQLPLQERSVLLSRLISSLDELNESECESLWVKEAGRRYRKYKEGNIPSRSAEEVFRDARAKLREIR, translated from the coding sequence ATGAATACCGATCTGGAACAATGCGAACAACTGGCCCGTCAATTGCCGCTGCAGGAACGATCTGTCCTGCTTTCCCGCCTGATCAGCAGTCTGGATGAACTCAATGAATCGGAATGCGAAAGCCTGTGGGTGAAAGAAGCCGGGAGACGTTATCGGAAATATAAGGAGGGCAATATTCCAAGTCGATCAGCGGAAGAAGTTTTTCGGGACGCCCGCGCAAAACTGCGTGAAATCAGATAA
- a CDS encoding type II toxin-antitoxin system RelE/ParE family toxin, producing the protein MYYEACAARLGERFLAAVELGTEQIRENLETWPHVGSGIQRYLLPQFPYSLLYRNDPDEIVIIAVMHQKQRPYYWIDRCA; encoded by the coding sequence ATATACTATGAAGCGTGTGCAGCCCGACTCGGAGAACGTTTTCTCGCCGCCGTTGAACTGGGAACAGAGCAGATTCGAGAGAATCTGGAAACTTGGCCTCACGTCGGATCAGGCATACAAAGATACCTGCTGCCGCAATTCCCATACAGTCTGCTGTACCGCAACGACCCGGATGAAATTGTCATTATTGCGGTGATGCATCAAAAGCAACGTCCCTATTATTGGATTGATCGATGCGCATAG
- the nifK gene encoding nitrogenase molybdenum-iron protein subunit beta, which produces MLLRHTPKEISERKALAINPAKTCQPIGAMYAALGIHGCLPHSHGSQGCCAYHRSTLTRHYKEPISAGTSSFTEGASVFGGQANLMQAFNNIFTVYNPEIIAVHTTCLSETIGDDLPQIRKKGIKEGKIPEGKEVIYASTPSYVGSHVTGFSNMVKGMTMLAETTGKKNGKVNLIPGWVEPCDMEELKRMSKLMGVSTIMFPDTSGVLNSPLTGEYKMFPDGGTTIAELKSSGDSVGTLALGEWCSGDAARELDKKNKVPCTVLDMPFGLKATDRFVDALRTIAGVSVPEEIMNERGQLVDLISDMHQYFYNKKVALAGDPDQLIAMTEFLVSIDMCPVHIVTGTPGKKFEKRIKEITKDMPCEVNVKAKGDFFLLHQWMKNEPVDLLISNTYGKYIARDEDVPFVRWGFPILDRQGHQYFPTVGYKGGLRLLEKILTAVLDRKDRDDSESKFELVL; this is translated from the coding sequence ATGTTATTACGACATACTCCCAAAGAAATCAGCGAGCGCAAAGCCTTGGCCATTAATCCGGCTAAGACCTGCCAGCCCATCGGTGCTATGTATGCGGCTCTGGGCATCCACGGATGTCTGCCGCACAGCCACGGATCTCAGGGCTGTTGCGCTTACCATCGTTCAACCCTGACCCGGCATTATAAAGAGCCCATTTCTGCCGGTACCAGCTCCTTTACTGAGGGTGCATCTGTATTCGGTGGTCAGGCGAACCTGATGCAGGCTTTTAATAATATTTTTACTGTCTACAATCCGGAAATCATCGCGGTACATACCACCTGTCTGTCAGAGACCATTGGTGATGACCTTCCCCAGATTCGTAAAAAAGGAATCAAAGAGGGTAAGATTCCTGAGGGTAAAGAAGTTATCTACGCTTCTACCCCCAGCTATGTAGGCTCTCATGTAACCGGTTTTTCTAACATGGTAAAAGGAATGACCATGTTGGCTGAGACAACCGGCAAGAAAAACGGCAAGGTAAACCTGATCCCTGGTTGGGTTGAGCCCTGCGATATGGAAGAGCTGAAGCGGATGAGCAAGCTGATGGGTGTTTCCACCATCATGTTCCCGGATACCTCTGGTGTCCTGAACAGCCCGCTGACCGGCGAGTACAAGATGTTCCCGGATGGAGGAACCACTATTGCCGAGCTGAAATCTTCCGGCGATTCCGTAGGTACTTTGGCTCTGGGTGAGTGGTGCTCCGGTGATGCAGCTCGTGAGCTGGACAAGAAGAATAAAGTACCTTGCACCGTACTGGACATGCCTTTTGGCCTCAAAGCAACTGATCGTTTTGTTGATGCTTTACGGACCATTGCTGGCGTAAGCGTACCTGAAGAAATCATGAACGAGCGTGGTCAGCTGGTTGATCTGATTTCTGATATGCATCAGTACTTCTATAACAAAAAAGTAGCCTTGGCTGGCGATCCTGATCAGCTCATCGCTATGACAGAGTTCCTGGTCTCCATTGACATGTGTCCTGTACACATCGTTACCGGTACCCCGGGTAAGAAGTTTGAGAAACGTATCAAGGAGATCACCAAAGATATGCCTTGCGAAGTGAATGTAAAGGCAAAAGGCGATTTTTTCCTCCTCCACCAGTGGATGAAGAATGAGCCGGTTGATCTGCTGATCAGCAACACCTACGGCAAGTACATTGCCCGTGACGAAGATGTACCTTTTGTCCGCTGGGGCTTCCCCATCCTGGATCGTCAGGGACATCAGTACTTCCCCACAGTTGGTTACAAAGGTGGCCTCCGTCTCTTGGAGAAGATCCTCACAGCTGTGCTTGACCGCAAAGATCGTGACGATTCTGAAAGCAAATTTGAGCTGGTGCTGTAA
- a CDS encoding DUF6155 family protein encodes MKNITISELRKELSGKSEKELTDEIINLFKKIPQVKEYYTVAFSAEGEEHVLEKYKDIITHEFFPKRGYGKARLSVAKKAISDFKKISDKPHLIVDIMLHYVEQGVNYTAQYGDINEPFYNSMEKMFEDALEIAKKHNELSQFQELCEELVSEACQGWGFQDGLNCIYDEFYDNSTPRK; translated from the coding sequence ATGAAAAACATCACAATATCAGAGCTGAGAAAAGAACTGTCCGGGAAATCTGAAAAAGAATTGACCGATGAAATTATCAATTTGTTCAAGAAGATCCCTCAAGTGAAAGAGTATTACACCGTTGCTTTCAGTGCCGAGGGTGAAGAGCATGTTTTGGAGAAATATAAAGACATCATAACTCATGAATTTTTCCCGAAAAGAGGCTATGGAAAAGCAAGGTTGTCAGTTGCCAAGAAGGCGATAAGTGATTTTAAAAAAATCTCAGACAAGCCTCATCTCATCGTAGATATTATGCTTCATTATGTTGAACAAGGAGTTAATTACACCGCTCAGTATGGTGATATTAATGAACCATTCTATAACAGCATGGAAAAGATGTTTGAAGATGCCCTGGAAATCGCAAAAAAACATAACGAGTTATCCCAATTTCAAGAATTATGTGAAGAGCTTGTCAGTGAAGCCTGTCAGGGCTGGGGATTTCAAGACGGCTTAAATTGCATCTATGATGAATTCTATGATAACAGCACGCCAAGAAAATAA